One segment of Hippopotamus amphibius kiboko isolate mHipAmp2 chromosome 2, mHipAmp2.hap2, whole genome shotgun sequence DNA contains the following:
- the C2H9orf131 gene encoding uncharacterized protein C9orf131 homolog: MEWLPEGLLGAEGDMELLWGQLTHTLACRHCGSSCLQSPGNLGLPLLYRVGFLGHLWKQKSGEEEEEEEEEEEEEEASLDSLKPCSLPKETPVGERATTAPSQPSCDSEGLHKAVGTLEQVLTQTPSPSRSFPTFQILTNLPVRHKTASGSRLQQRKSQLFWGLPSLHSESLEAISLSSGGLSPLKLSVSPSVFFNKLAFLPRSPVLLLPQYCSPTLLPTHEVHTDHLEGIAADPQQLLSPPSPPVPSLPLHLKSFPMDHKRVLSGTEANTQSQGTSTLGVPPVYETQWGTTGHKHSTQAFQPPMPAPCQRADSLSEAQKFSPEGGPSATKDFWGTLGHRENPTASRSPVPAPCPPPNPLPELQGGSSLGYPSGYGPQWRCRENSINAWAFETPALDFDPGLHGTRPACVPSGSETLWKGMQSREKIGVSADPVSSPSPSSASLLESLGTGAQAVLSESKVLWEVMRQRDKLWTSESPGPGHSPSLAPILEPHKINPVGGLTGSEIAWKDTDDSRNSWASESPSLIFSPPPVLVLDSLRASPRGVLFDSEARCGDIERRKNSWASDLPACSLPQDPHGANPLGVPSDSEHIGEDTEQKEICCVPVFPLWGPSPLPNSMSKSHTSEPIGDHCNYKPEGETVEQRENCWTTEVPAPTPRSLSAPLPDPHIDLEFVWRNVQRRGIPQDPSPPAVDPLQPMPWPPTQAEALKSESNQPGLPKGELFPGAKAETPSSQGEAVPKVPTQSGIQTWHWSKELELRLKKLQQSPAPRSPGPSPSFGSSPALSSTAQATRRLSSCLPQQTHTPNLCPHSSSCHLPKTQSTVTQPVQAPHCHHSHSSPQPQPHKSGRAEQGSQKEQRMKVKMVSQISSQGSCVHMEAGENCPGLEEPSNPEVPASGKRQDKASALSSVKKRESPRKPKGDHGQEDARLGSSTVTEKRYPAQARRLAEVPVSRLSQRSQHRDESPQHIAFSPWPHSKAASSHDQRGARLGVGDILAPQHCKRCPWAQKHLSIPTLQAPLTRGLPRMLAKFLGNRGPLPTKSSQQRKGW; encoded by the exons ATGGAATGGCTGCCAGAGGGACTGCTTGGGGCTGAGGGGGACATGGAGCTTCTCTGGGGCCAGCTGACCCATACCCTGGCCTGTAGACACTGTGGCAGCAGCTGCCTCCAGAGTCCAGGGAATCTG GGCCTACCACTTCTGTACCGTGTGGGTTTCCTTGGTCACCTGTGGAAGCAGAAgtcaggagaggaagaagaagaagaagaagaggaggaggaagaagaggaggcatCTCTGGACTCACTGAAGCCATGTTCTCTTCCCAAAGAAACTCCTGTTGGAGAACGAGCCACCACAGCCCCATCCCAGCCATCCTGTGATTCTGAGGGCCTCCATAAGGCCGTAGGGACACTAGAGCAAGTACTCACGCAGACCCCAAGCCCTTCCAGATCCTTCCCCACGTTTCAGATCTTGACCAACCTGCCTGTGAGGCACAAGACAGCATCAGGGAGCCGCCTACAGCAGAGAAAAAGCCAGCTCTTCTGGGGTCTCCCTTCTCTGCACAGTGAGTCCTTGGAGGCCATCTCCCTGAGCTCAGGTGGCCTCTCTCCCCTGAAGCTATCTGTCagtccttctgttttctttaacaaGCTTGCCTTCCTGCCGAGATCCCCAGTATTGCTGCTTCCCCAGTATTGCTCCCCAACCCTGCTTCCTACCCATGAAGTCCACACAGACCATCTGGAAGGGATAGCCGCTGATCCTCAGCAACTTCTCTCTCCACCTTCCCCTCCTGTCCCATCACTTCCCCTCCATCTTAAATCCTTTCCCATGGACCATAAGAGAGTCCTATCTGGCACTGAGGCAAATACACAGT CTCAAGGAACGAGCACCCTGGGAGTTCCACCTGTATATGAGACTCAGTGGGGAACCACAGGACATAAACATAGCACTCAAGCCTTTCAGCCCCCCATGCCAGCCCCCTGCCAGCGCGCAGATTCTCTGTCAGAAGCCCAGAAATTCAGCCCTGAAGGAGGACCTTCTGCAACCAAGGACTTCTGGGGAACCTTGGGGCACAGAGAGAACCCTACGGCTTCTAGGTCTCCAGTgccagccccctgccctcccccaaatCCCCTGCCAGAACTCCAGGGAGGCAGTTCCCTGGGATATCCATCTGGATATGGGCCCCAGTGGAGATGCAGAGAAAATTCAATAAACGCTTGGGCCTTTGAGACCCCAGCCTTGGACTTTGACCCAGGACTCCATGGAACCAGGCCTGCATGTGTCCCATCAGGATCTGAGACTCTGTGGAAGGGCATGCAGAGTAGAGAAAAAATTGGGGTCTCTGCAGATCCAGTTTCATCTCCCAGCCCTTCCTCAGCTTCTCTGCTGGAGTCTCTAGGAACAGGTGCCCAGGCAGTCTTGTCTGAGTCCAAAGTTTTGTGGGAGGTCATGAGGCAAAGAGACAAACTCTGGACCTCAGAGTCCCCAGGCCCTGGCCACAGCCCATCTCTAGCTCCTATTCTAGAACCCCACAAAATCAATCCTGTGGGAGGACTCACTGGGTCAGAAATTGCATGGAAGGACACTGATGATTCCAGGAATTCCTGGGCTTCTGAATCCCCATCTCTGATCTTCAGCCCACCGCCGGTTCTCGTACTGGATTCCCTCAGAGCTAGCCCTAGGGGGGTTCTGTTTGACTCTGAAGCTAGATGTGGGGACATAGAAAGGAGAAAGAACTCCTGGGCCTCTGATCTCCCAGCTTGCAGCTTACCCCAAGACCCACATGGAGCCAACCCCTTGGGAGTCCCGTCTGACTCTGAGCATATTGGGGAGGACACGGAGCAGAAAGAAATCTGTTGTGTTCCTGTGTTCCCATTGTGGGGCCCCAGCCCACTCCCAAACTCAATGTCAAAGTCTCACACGAGTGAGCCTATTGGAGACCACTGCAACTATAAACCTGAGGGGGAAACAGTGGAGCAGAGAGAGAACTGCTGGACCACTGAAGTCCCAGCCCCAACCCCCAGGTCACTCTCTGCTCCTCTACCAGATCCACACATTGACCTTGAGTTTGTGTGGAGGAATGTGCAACGAAGAGGGATCCCCCAGGACCCTAGCCCTCCAGCAGTGGATCCCCTACAGCCAATGCCCTGGCCTCCCACCCAAGCTGAAGCTCTGAAGAGTGAGTCCAACCAGCCTGGCTTACCCAAGGGAGAGCTGTTCCCAGGGGCTAAGGCAGAGACTCCATCCTCTCAGGGTGAGGCTGTCCCAAAGGTGCCCACCCAATCTGGGATCCAGACCTGGCACTGGAGTAAAGAGTTGGAACTCAGGCTGAAGAAACTACAGCAGAGCCCTGCTCCCAGATCTCCTGGCCCAAGTCCATCATTTGGCAGCTCCCCTGCCCTGAGCTCCACAGCTCAAGCCACCCGGAGACTCTCTTCTTGCCTACCACAGCAGACTCATACCCCCAACCTCTGCCCCCACTCTTCAAGCTGTCATCTCCCCAAAACTCAGAGCACAGTAACTCAGCCTGTCCAGGCCCCACACTGTCATCACTCCCACTCCTCTCCCCAACCTCAGCCACACAAGTCTGGCAGGGCAGAACAAGGGTCTCAGAAAGAGCAAAGAATGAAAGTGAAGATGGTGTCCCAGATCTCATCCCAGGGGTCATGTGTTCACATGGAGGCTGGTGAGAACTGCCCAGGCCTGGAAGAGCCCTCAAACCCTGAGGTTCCAGCCTCAGGCAAGAGACAGGACAAGGCTTCAGCCCTATCTTCagtcaaaaagagagagagccccAGGAAACCCAAAGGAGACCATGGACAAGAGGATGCAAGATTGGGGTCATCCACAGTTACAGAGAAACGCTACCCAGCCCAGGCCAGAAGACTAGCAGAGGTCCCTGTAAGCAGACTTTCCCAAAGATCTCAGCACAGGGATGAGAGCCCTCAACACATTGCTTTCTCCCCATGGCCTCACTCCAAGGCTGCCAGTTCCCACGATCAGAGAGGGGCAAGGCTGGGGGTTGGTGACATCCTGGCCCCTCAGCACTGTAAGCGCTGCCCTTGGGCCCAGAAGCATCTTTCCATCCCGACACTTCAAGCTCCCCTTACCAGGGGTCTCCCAAGGATGTTAGCCAAGTTTCTGGGTAACCGTGGACCCCTGCCCACCAAATCCAGTCAGCAGAGGAAAGGCTGGTAG
- the VCP gene encoding transitional endoplasmic reticulum ATPase, with translation MASGADSKGDDLSTAILKQKNRPNRLIVDEAINEDNSVVSLSQPKMDELQLFRGDTVLLKGKKRREAVCIVLSDDTCSDEKIRMNRVVRNNLRVHLGDVISIQPCPDVKYGKRIHVLPIDDTVEGITGNLFEVYLKPYFLEAYRPIRKGDIFLVRGGMRAVEFKVVETDPSPYCIVAPDTVIHCEGEPIKREDEEESLNEVGYDDIGGCRKQLAQIKEMVELPLRHPALFKAIGVKPPRGILLYGPPGTGKTLIARAVANETGAFFFLINGPEIMSKLAGESESNLRKAFEEAEKNAPAIIFIDELDAIAPKREKTHGEVERRIVSQLLTLMDGLKQRAHVIVMAATNRPNSIDPALRRFGRFDREVDIGIPDATGRLEILQIHTKNMKLADDVDLEQVANETHGHVGADLAALCSEAALQAIRKKMDLIDLEDETIDAEVMNSLAVTMDDFRWALSQSNPSALRETVVEVPQVTWEDIGGLEDVKRELQELVQYPVEHPDKFLKFGMTPSKGVLFYGPPGCGKTLLAKAIANECQANFISIKGPELLTMWFGESEANVREIFDKARQAAPCVLFFDELDSIAKARGGNIGDGGGAADRVINQILTEMDGMSTKKNVFIIGATNRPDIIDPAILRPGRLDQLIYIPLPDEKSRVAILKANLRKSPVAKDVDLEFLAKMTNGFSGADLTEICQRACKLAIRESIESEIRRERERQTNPSAMEVEEDDPVPEIRRDHFEEAMRFARRSVSDNDIRKYEMFAQTLQQSRGFGSFRFPSGNQGGAGPSQGSGGGTGGSVYTEDNDDDLYG, from the exons ttcgAAAGGTGATGATTTATCAACAGCCATTCTTAAACAGAAGAACCGCCCCAATCGGTTAATTGTTGATGAAGCCATCAATGAGGACAACAGTGTGGTATCCTTGTCCCAG CCCAAGATGGATGAGCTGCAGTTGTTCCGAGGTGACACAGTGTtgctgaaaggaaagaagaggcGGGAAGCTGTGTGCATTGTGCTTTCTGATGACACATGTTCTGATGAGAAGATTCGAATGAATAGAGTTGTTCGGAATAACCTTCGCGTACACCTGGGGGATGTCATCAG CATCCAGCCATGCCCTGATGTGAAGTACGGCAAACGTATCCACGTACTACCCATTGATGACACAGTGGAAGGCATCACTGGCAATCTCTTTGAGGTTTACCTTAAGCCGTACTTCCTGGAAGCTTATCGACCCATCCGGAAAG GAGACATTTTCCTTGTCCGGGGTGGAATGCGTGCTGTAGAGTTCAAAGTAGTGGAGACAGATCCCAGTCCTTACTGTATTGTTGCTCCAGACACAGTGATCCACTGTGAAGGGGAGCCTATCAAACGAGAG GATGAGGAAGAGTCTTTGAATGAAGTGGGCTATGATGACATTGGTGGCTGCAGGAAACAGCTAGCTCAGATAAAGGAGATGGTGGAGCTGCCCCTGAGACATCCTGCCCTCTTTAAGGCAATTGGTGTGAAG CCTCCTCGGGGAATCCTGCTCTATGGACCTCCTGGGACTGGAAAGACCCTGATTGCTCGAGCTGTGGCAAATGAGACTGGTGCCTTCTTCTTTTTGATCAATG GTCCTGAGATCATGAGTAAGTTGGCTGGTGAGTCTGAGAGCAACCTCCGTAAAGCCTTTGAAGAGGCTGAGAAGAACGCTCCTGCTATCATTTTCATTGATGAGTTGGATGCCATCGCtcccaaaagagagaaa ACCCATGGGGAGGTGGAGCGGCGTATCGTATCACAGTTGTTGACCCTCATGGATGGCCTAAAGCAGAGAGCACATGTCATTGTTATGGCAGCAACCAACAGACCCAACAGCATTGACCCAGCCCTACGGCGATTTG GTCGCTTTGACAGGGAGGTAGATATTGGAATCCCTGATGCTACAGGACGCTTGGAAATTCTTCAGATCCACACCAAGAACATGAAGCTGGCAGATGATGTGGACCTTGAACAG GTTGCCAATGAAACTCATGGGCATGTGGGCGCTGACTTAGCAGCCCTGTGCTCAGAGGCTGCTCTACAAGCCATCCGCAAGAAGATGGACCTCATTGACCTAGAGGATGAGACCATCGATGCTGAGGTCATGAACTCCCTGGCAGTTACTATGGATGACTTCCGA tgGGCCCTGAGCCAGAGCAACCCATCAGCACTGCGGGAAACTGTGGTAGAGGTGCCACAGGTGACCTGGGAGGACATTGGGGGTCTGGAGGATGTCAAACGTGAGCTTCAGGAGCTGGTCCAG tATCCTGTGGAACACCCAGACAAATTCCTCAAGTTTGGTATGACACCCTCCAAGGGAGTACTGTTCTATGGACCCCCTGGCTGTGGAAAAACCTTGCTGGCCAAAGCCATTGCTAATGAGTGCCAGGCCAACTTCATCTCCATCAAGGGTCCTGAGCTGCTCACCATGTGGTTTGGGGAGTCTGAGGCCAACGTCAGGGAAATCTTTGACAAG GCCCGCCAAGCTGCCCCCTGTGTACTGTTCTTTGATGAGCTGGATTCGATTGCCAAGGCCCGTGGTGGCAATattggagatggtggtggtgctgcTGACCGAGTCATCAACCAGATCCTGACAGAAATGGATGGCATGTCCaccaaaaaaaatgtgtttatcatTGGCGCTACCAACCGGCCTGACATCATTGATCCTGCCATCCTGCGACCTGGCCGCCTTGATCAGCTCATCTACATCCCACTTCCTGATGAGAAGTCCCGTGTTGCCATTCTCAAGGCCAACCTGCGCAAGTCCCCAGTTGCCAAG GATGTGGATTTGGAGTTCCTGGCTAAGATGACTAATGGCTTCTCTGGAGCTGACTTGACAGAGATTTGCCAGCGTGCTTGCAAGCTGGCCATCCGTGAATCGATTGAGAGTGAGATCAGGCGAGAACGGGAGAGGCAGACCAACCCATCAGCCATG GAGGTAGAAGAGGATGATCCAGTGCCTGAGATCCGCCGAGATCACTTTGAGGAAGCCATGCGCTTTGCCCGCCGTTCTGTCAGTGATAATGACATCCGGAAGTATGAGATGTTTGCTCAGACCCTTCAGCAGAGTCGGGGCTTTGGCAGCTTCAG ATTCCCTTCAGGAAACCAAGGTGGAGCTGGCCCCAGTCAGGGCAGTGGCGGTGGCACAGGTGGCAGTGTGTACACGGAAGATAATGATGATGACCTGTATGGCTAG